In Streptomyces sp. P3, one DNA window encodes the following:
- a CDS encoding glycosyltransferase has protein sequence MITVVIASRLREDRLDYLTAMHASLTRQSVPWEAVIALDGASPDRLPDPLAQDSRVRTFALPRPVGAACARNLALAHVRTRYTNWADDDDEFTDDAMSVRLNILESTGVGWCAGWSEDLHPDGSTTLWRCPAPPGRHEAGDVWTYWKSPADTIPIGPTTILARTYLVRAAPMGGLVQGEDYCAALGVTSLAPGILLPLPVYRYRKHPGQMTRQDAHDVLEPEARRHAWNYGGSLRAALRARETSAAAGVV, from the coding sequence CTGATCACCGTCGTCATCGCCAGCCGCCTGCGCGAAGACCGGCTCGACTACCTGACCGCCATGCACGCCAGCCTCACCCGGCAGTCCGTGCCGTGGGAGGCCGTGATCGCGCTCGACGGTGCCTCGCCGGACCGCCTGCCGGACCCGCTCGCGCAGGACTCCCGCGTCCGCACGTTTGCTCTGCCGCGCCCGGTCGGCGCCGCCTGCGCCCGGAACCTGGCCCTCGCCCATGTCCGCACCCGGTACACCAACTGGGCAGATGACGATGATGAGTTCACCGACGACGCCATGTCCGTGCGGCTGAACATCCTGGAATCGACGGGGGTCGGCTGGTGTGCGGGATGGAGCGAGGACCTGCACCCCGACGGCTCGACCACCCTGTGGCGCTGCCCCGCCCCGCCCGGCCGGCACGAGGCCGGCGACGTGTGGACGTACTGGAAGTCACCGGCGGACACCATCCCCATCGGGCCGACCACTATCCTCGCCCGCACCTACCTGGTGCGCGCCGCTCCGATGGGCGGGCTCGTCCAGGGCGAGGACTACTGCGCCGCCCTCGGCGTAACCAGCCTCGCCCCCGGGATCCTGCTTCCCCTGCCGGTCTACCGGTACCGCAAACACCCTGGCCAGATGACCCGCCAGGACGCCCATGACGTCCTGGAGCCGGAGGCTCGGCGGCATGCGTGGAACTACGGAGGCAGCCTGCGAGCCGCCCTCCGCGCCCGGGAGACAAGCGCTGCGGCCGGGGTGGTCTGA